The genomic DNA CATCAGTAAAATAATAGCCTCTATCTCATCTTATGCTAATCATTCATTAGAAAAGACAAGGAgtcctataaaaaaaaatggttataacacccctaaaaaaattttaaattggtaaaatatgaaaaatatattagatatgaatatatattttatatcatttacgATATTAAGATAAGATTGTGTAAATAACTCGAGatattaaaatgtattttgGCAAGTTaaggcaaaaaaataaaaccatggATATCTGTTCAAGTATCTGAAGTTCTATTTCTTACCAGGCAGGTGGCCTTGTTAATAGTGTCAGCATCAAAACCAGAATTATTGGCATCTTCCAGGACATTTAGCATAACATCCATGAAAtccctttcttcctttttctctgCAGACAACAATCTCTTCTTTTTATGCTCCTCGAGCCAACCTCCAATGAGAGTGTCCAATTCCTTTGCTGTTTGCTTCATCATTCTCTCGTAGCCATTAAAGTCCCACCATCCGAGAAATGGTATCGCATCAGACAAGATGAACACACcaaacagaaaaacaaaatttctcatTACTTGCTGCCACCGCCGTGCCTCGTCTTCTTCACAATCAGCGTTGGCTCCGAAGTATCTTCTTCCTCCAATCATTCTCAAAACAATATTGTGCGTCAAGTCTCCAAACCACTGTTTCATATCCACTGTAATTCCACCATCGGCACTGCCTTTTCTCACCCCTAATTTGTACAGTTCTCCTATGGCTGTTTTCACCTCCGCAGCTCGTATGTGCCTGAGCATATCGATCCGGTGGCTCGATAGAAGCTCGATCGTAGCAATCTTGCGCATCTGACGCCAGTAAGAGCCATAGGGAGCAAATCCAAACATGGCAAAGTCATAGCCAAGTAGCTTTGAGGCTGCAATACTTGGCCTTGTGGAGAAATTTCTGTCATGTACAGTGAAACACTCTTTGGCTATTTCCCAATTACTCAAAACCAAGGCACTGTGGGAGCCTAGTTTAATAGTGAAAGCAGGTCCATATTTATCAGCCATGGTGCCCAGCGTTTTGTGGGTCAGTTGGCCGCCACCAAACAGGTGCATGTGACCAATGATCGGCCAAGCACCGCCTGCTTGGGGTGCACAGTAGCTACTTGTTGGTCTCTTTAAACGGTGAAAGTAGACACTGATGAAAAGGGCAAGGAGGCTAGAAATCAGAATTAACAAGATCTGGAGGAACGGCTCCATGAG from Mangifera indica cultivar Alphonso chromosome 16, CATAS_Mindica_2.1, whole genome shotgun sequence includes the following:
- the LOC123199437 gene encoding cytochrome P450 CYP82D47-like codes for the protein MEPFLQILLILISSLLALFISVYFHRLKRPTSSYCAPQAGGAWPIIGHMHLFGGGQLTHKTLGTMADKYGPAFTIKLGSHSALVLSNWEIAKECFTVHDRNFSTRPSIAASKLLGYDFAMFGFAPYGSYWRQMRKIATIELLSSHRIDMLRHIRAAEVKTAIGELYKLGVRKGSADGGITVDMKQWFGDLTHNIVLRMIGGRRYFGANADCEEDEARRWQQVMRNFVFLFGVFILSDAIPFLGWWDFNGYERMMKQTAKELDTLIGGWLEEHKKKRLLSAEKKEERDFMDVMLNVLEDANNSGFDADTINKATCLNLLAAGSDTTMVTLTWALSLLLNNPDKLKKAKDELHIHISQDRNVDESDLKNLVYLQAIVKETLRLYPASPVIGLRAAIEDCTLSTSYRIPAGTRLMVNAWKIHRDKRVWPDPEKFQPERFLTSHKNTDLKGQNFELIPFGSGRRACPGISLALQVVQYSLASILHSFEVGKVSSEDVDMTESSGLTNLKATPLEVLLIPCLNYELYDH